Proteins found in one Miscanthus floridulus cultivar M001 chromosome 4, ASM1932011v1, whole genome shotgun sequence genomic segment:
- the LOC136551612 gene encoding nucleobase-ascorbate transporter 2-like: MAEVKPEDMVHHQPMDQLQGFEYCIDSNPSWGEGIALGFQHYILSLGTAVMIPTLLVPLMGGNDYDKAKVVQTLLFVTGIKTLLQTLFGTRLPTIMGGSYAYVVSILSIIRDPSFAQIADGHTRFLQTMRAIQGSLIVSSSIQIILGYSQLWAICSRFFSPLGMVPVVALVGLGLFERGFPVVGKCVEIGLPMLILFVVLSQYLKHVNIRHVPVLERFSLLMCIALVWVYAHILTASGAYKHTALVTQINCRTDRGNLISSSEWISVPYPLQWGAPTFSADHAFGMMAAVMVSLIETTGAFKAAARLASATPPPAYVLSRGIGWQGIGTLLDGLFGTGTGSTVSVENVGLLGSTRVGSRRVIQISAGFMVFFSILGKFGALFASIPFTIFAAIYCVMFGIVAAVGLSFMQFTNMNSMRNLFIIGVSLFLGLSIPEYFSRYSTSSQQGPAHTKAGWFNDYINTIFSSPPTVALFVAVLLDNTLDVSDAARDRGMPWWARFRTFRGDSRNEEFYTLPFNLNRFFPPT; the protein is encoded by the exons ATGGCCGAGGTGAAGCCTGAGGACATGGTGCATCATCAGCCCATGGACCAGCTCCAGGGCTTCGAGTACTGCATCGACTCCAATCCTTCCTGGG GCGAAGGGATTGCGTTGGGCTTCCAACACTACATACTGTCCCTGGGCACTGCCGTCATGATCCCCACCTTGCTGGTTCCGCTTATGGGTGGAAATGAT TATGACAAGGCCAAGGTGGTTCAAACACTGCTATTTGTTACCGGGATCAAGACACTGCTCCAGACGCTATTTGGGACTCGTCTTCCCACAATCATGGGAGGTTCATATGCGTATGTGGTTTCGATCCTCTCCATAATCCGTGATCCCTCGTTCGCACAGATAGCGGATGGCCATACT AGATTCCTGCAGACTATGAGAGCCATACAAGGTTCACTGATTGTATCCTCAAGCATCCAAATAATTCTTGGATATAGCCAGTTGTGGGCAATATGTTCTAG GTTCTTTAGCCCACTTGGGATGGTTCCCGTGGTTGCATTGGTGGGGCTTGGCCTTTTCGAGAGAGGATTCCCAGTG GTTGGGAAATGCGTGGAGATTGGTCTTCCAATGCTTATACTCTTTGTTGTGCTTTCCCAGTATCTCAAGCACGTGAATATTCGTCATGTTCCTGTTTTGGAGAGGTTCTCACTCCTAATGTGCATCGCTCTTGTATGGGTATATGCCCACATCCTCACAGCAAGTGGTGCATACAAGCACACAGCACTTGTCACCCAGATCAACTGTCGGACAGACCGTGGCAATCTCATATCTTCATCAGAATG GATAAGCGTTCCATACCCTTTACAATGGGGTGCACCAACATTCAGTGCAGACCATGCATTCGGTATGATGGCTGCAGTGATGGTTTCTTTAATAGAG ACCACGGGAGCATTCAAAGCTGCTGCACGATTGGCTAGTGCGACACCCCCACCAGCATACGTCCTGAGCAGAGGCATTGGGTGGCAG GGCATTGGCACCCTACTAGATGGCCTGTTTGGCACTGGGACTGGTTCTACTGTTTCTGT TGAGAACGTTGGTCTCCTAGGATCAACAAGGGTTGGTAGCAGAAGAGTGATACAAATTTCTGCTGGTTTCATGGTCTTCTTCTCCATTCTAG GAAAATTTGGAGCACTTTTTGCCTCAATTCCTTTCACAATATTCGCTGCCATTTACTGTGTTATGTTTGGAATTGTTG CTGCTGTGGGGCTCTCCTTTATGCAGTTCACCAACATGAACTCAATGCGTAATCTCTTCATCATCGGTGTCTCACTCTTCCTGGGTTTATCTATACCAGAGTACTTCTCTCGGTATTCCACAAGTTCTCAACAAGGCCCAGCGCACACGAAAGCTGGATGG TTCAATGACTACATCAACACTATCTTCTCATCACCACCCACAGTCGCCCTCTTTGTAGCAGTACTCCTTGACAACACACTTGATGTAAGTGATGCAGCTAGGGACCGAGGAATGCCATGGTGGGCGCGTTTCCGGACATTCCGTGGCGACAGCAGGAACGAAGAGTTCTACACTCTGCCTTTCAACCTCAACAGATTCTTTCCCCCAACTTAA